From Streptomyces sp. NBC_00775, one genomic window encodes:
- a CDS encoding glycosyltransferase family 2 protein, whose translation MGVVSQAEEGPRIAVAVVTMGNRPTEVDALLASVAKQDVAPARIVIVGNGCPLPEFAERLGLPGEVTTIEVDENLGCPGGRNVGLQRLSEFGDVDVVVELDDDGLLVDADVLRKVRDLYAADPRLGIVGFRIADENGETQRRHVPRVGAKDPMRGGPVTGFLGGGHALSLPMLAEIGDWPAEFFFAHEETDMAWRAIDAGWTVLYEPGLLLQHPKTSPARHAIYYRVTARNRVWLTRRRLPLPLIPVHLGIWMLLTLARTRSAGGLKAWFGGFAEGLRQSGGERRPMRWRTVWRLTRLGRPPVI comes from the coding sequence GTGGGTGTCGTGTCACAGGCGGAGGAGGGGCCGCGGATCGCCGTTGCCGTGGTGACCATGGGGAACCGGCCCACCGAGGTCGACGCGCTGCTCGCCTCCGTGGCCAAGCAGGACGTCGCCCCCGCGCGGATCGTGATCGTGGGCAACGGCTGCCCGCTGCCCGAGTTCGCCGAGCGTCTCGGACTGCCCGGGGAAGTGACCACCATCGAGGTCGACGAGAACCTCGGGTGCCCCGGCGGCCGCAATGTAGGACTCCAGCGCCTGAGTGAGTTCGGGGACGTCGATGTCGTCGTCGAGCTCGACGACGACGGGCTGCTCGTCGACGCGGATGTGCTGCGCAAGGTACGGGACCTGTACGCGGCCGATCCGCGGCTCGGCATCGTCGGCTTCCGCATCGCCGACGAGAACGGGGAGACCCAGCGCCGGCACGTGCCGCGGGTCGGGGCCAAGGACCCGATGCGCGGCGGCCCGGTCACCGGATTCCTCGGCGGCGGGCACGCCCTCTCCCTGCCCATGCTCGCGGAGATCGGCGACTGGCCCGCCGAGTTCTTCTTCGCGCACGAGGAGACCGACATGGCCTGGCGTGCCATCGACGCCGGGTGGACCGTGCTGTACGAGCCCGGGCTGCTGCTCCAGCACCCGAAGACCTCGCCCGCCCGGCACGCCATCTACTACCGGGTGACCGCCCGCAACCGGGTCTGGCTCACCCGCCGCCGGCTGCCGCTCCCGCTGATCCCCGTGCACCTGGGGATCTGGATGCTGCTCACGCTGGCACGGACCCGGTCCGCCGGCGGGCTGAAGGCCTGGTTCGGCGGGTTCGCGGAGGGGCTGCGGCAGTCCGGCGGGGAACGGCGGCCGATGCGCTGGCGGACGGTGTGGCGGCTCACCCGGCTCGGCCGGCCGCCCGTCATCTGA
- a CDS encoding AfsR/SARP family transcriptional regulator, translating into MRDGLRFGLLGPPVLYGADGEFRPIGSGKMRALLAALLLEPGRVVSVDVLKDALWGGAPPASAQASLQNHVTRLRRLLDDPERLRAVPPGYVLRVGEGELDVRVFEDHATAARAAHAGRDWERALRESTAALALWRGTPLSGLPPETGGHAFVQRLEEARLLVLEWRYEAELRLAPTAARLDRLAPELAALTAEHPLREAFHRLLMLVLHRTGRQAEALAVHRDLRARLVEELGVEPGPAVREAHLEILREHRGPEGAPEATDSGRSEPQTTAVPADAGGPPRPAQLPPPPAYFTGRADIREELRLALDPERRTTGPGAAGAAEGMPCVAVLSGMAGVGKSALALHAAHGLRDRFPDGQLYVNLHGATPGMTPLTSGQALAALLRDLGAEPRRIPEHPDAKAALLRSMLAPTRTLMVLDDAVHAAQVRPLLPAGAGCAVIVTSRSPLTALDGAHRFPLAPLSDEDSATLLRAVSGRRDGLDGGHALVELTGGLPLALRVVAARLAARRALTPDVLAGQLAATEGRLHHLEYDDLSVRRSLAVAHDALRASEREADRDAALALCRIGALDLPAYGAPLLARLSGIDPRRAEAALDRLVDVALLEETAYGRYAPHDLVRDFAREIAGATGATEAMGEPESAATTVDGFAGPGTPDPGAHDAAVAELALRWYAGVAARSLEAILEPGLDREDRSRPTASQPPPHTVDVAATPPFCTSQEAFAWGDLELENVVALVERYAETSPYVPVLVRLLNPYVQRSGRVAEVEILQRAALAAARGLGDEAAEAYALGDLAGLHFMTGRAGEALALNDEALAIWRRLGVLSWVRRGLNNRGMLLEGLGRYAESSEALLQSLEFSRELGDPHMEAITYSHLGNLYEHTDPRAAIDHHKRSLAIGDAMGDVILRHSAHCNIGYAHLTLGEPAAAVPHFEESLRILGGHGDWHGESQTRLGLVRALRGVGHWERASSECDLLLCRADRRADRYTGGLARHQRGLLLRLRGDTEAAYEQWKSALEALEETDSPVVGELRKLLAE; encoded by the coding sequence ATGCGGGACGGGCTGCGGTTCGGGCTGCTGGGGCCGCCGGTCCTGTACGGCGCCGACGGCGAGTTCCGGCCGATCGGCAGCGGGAAGATGCGCGCCCTGTTGGCGGCGCTGCTCCTGGAACCGGGCCGGGTCGTCTCGGTCGACGTACTCAAGGACGCGCTGTGGGGCGGGGCACCACCGGCGTCCGCACAGGCCTCCCTGCAGAACCATGTGACGCGGCTGCGGCGCCTCCTCGACGATCCGGAGCGGCTGCGCGCCGTCCCGCCGGGATACGTCCTGCGGGTCGGCGAGGGCGAGTTGGACGTCCGCGTCTTCGAGGACCACGCCACGGCCGCGCGCGCCGCACACGCCGGGCGGGACTGGGAACGGGCGCTGCGCGAGTCCACGGCGGCGCTCGCGCTGTGGCGCGGCACCCCGCTCAGCGGCCTGCCGCCCGAGACCGGCGGACACGCCTTCGTCCAGCGCCTGGAGGAGGCCCGGCTGCTGGTCCTGGAATGGCGGTACGAAGCCGAGCTGCGGCTCGCTCCCACGGCTGCCCGACTCGACCGGCTGGCCCCCGAGCTGGCCGCGCTCACCGCCGAACACCCGCTCCGCGAGGCCTTCCACCGGCTCCTGATGCTCGTGCTGCACCGCACCGGGCGGCAGGCCGAAGCCCTCGCCGTCCACCGCGACCTGCGGGCCCGCCTGGTGGAGGAGCTCGGCGTCGAACCGGGGCCCGCGGTGCGCGAGGCCCATCTGGAGATCCTCCGGGAGCATCGCGGTCCCGAGGGGGCACCGGAGGCCACCGACTCAGGACGGAGCGAGCCGCAGACCACGGCCGTCCCGGCGGATGCGGGCGGCCCGCCGCGCCCCGCCCAGCTCCCGCCGCCCCCCGCGTACTTCACCGGCCGCGCCGACATCCGCGAGGAACTGCGGCTGGCCCTCGACCCGGAGCGCCGGACCACCGGACCCGGCGCCGCGGGCGCGGCCGAGGGGATGCCCTGTGTCGCCGTGCTCAGCGGCATGGCCGGCGTCGGCAAGAGCGCGCTCGCACTGCATGCGGCACACGGGCTGCGGGACCGTTTCCCCGACGGCCAGTTGTACGTCAACCTGCACGGCGCCACGCCCGGTATGACCCCGCTCACCTCCGGCCAGGCGCTCGCCGCGCTGCTCCGCGACCTCGGCGCCGAGCCGCGCCGGATCCCCGAACACCCGGACGCGAAGGCCGCGTTGCTCCGCTCGATGCTCGCGCCCACCCGCACCCTGATGGTGCTCGACGACGCCGTACACGCCGCGCAGGTGCGGCCGCTGCTGCCGGCGGGCGCGGGCTGCGCGGTGATCGTGACGAGCCGGTCCCCGCTCACCGCGCTGGACGGCGCACACCGCTTCCCGCTCGCGCCGCTGTCGGACGAGGACAGCGCGACACTGCTCCGCGCGGTCTCCGGCCGCCGGGACGGCCTCGACGGCGGCCACGCCCTCGTCGAACTCACCGGCGGACTCCCGCTCGCCCTCCGCGTCGTCGCGGCCCGCCTCGCCGCCCGCCGCGCGCTCACACCGGACGTGCTCGCCGGTCAACTGGCCGCCACAGAAGGCCGGTTGCACCACCTGGAATACGACGACCTGAGCGTCCGCCGGTCCCTGGCCGTCGCGCACGACGCGCTGCGCGCCTCGGAGCGCGAGGCCGACCGGGACGCAGCGCTCGCCCTGTGCCGTATCGGCGCCCTCGACCTCCCCGCGTACGGGGCGCCCCTCCTCGCCCGCCTCTCCGGCATCGACCCGCGCCGCGCCGAGGCCGCCCTCGACCGCCTCGTCGACGTCGCCCTCCTGGAGGAGACGGCGTACGGCCGCTACGCACCCCACGACCTGGTGCGGGACTTCGCCCGGGAGATCGCGGGGGCGACGGGGGCGACGGAGGCAATGGGGGAGCCGGAGAGCGCCGCGACGACGGTCGACGGGTTCGCCGGCCCGGGAACGCCTGACCCCGGCGCCCACGACGCGGCCGTCGCCGAGCTCGCCCTGCGCTGGTACGCCGGTGTCGCCGCCCGCTCCCTCGAAGCCATCCTCGAACCCGGGCTCGACCGCGAGGACCGCAGCCGCCCGACCGCCTCCCAACCGCCCCCGCACACGGTGGACGTCGCGGCGACGCCACCGTTCTGCACCTCGCAGGAGGCCTTCGCCTGGGGCGACCTGGAGCTGGAGAACGTGGTGGCGCTGGTGGAGCGCTACGCGGAGACCTCCCCGTACGTCCCCGTCCTGGTGCGCCTGCTCAACCCGTACGTCCAACGCAGTGGCCGCGTCGCCGAGGTGGAGATCCTCCAGCGGGCCGCGCTCGCAGCGGCGCGCGGGCTCGGCGACGAGGCCGCCGAGGCATACGCGCTCGGAGACCTCGCGGGGCTGCACTTCATGACGGGCCGCGCGGGCGAGGCCCTCGCCCTGAACGACGAGGCACTGGCGATCTGGCGCCGCCTCGGCGTCCTGTCCTGGGTGCGACGGGGCCTGAACAACCGCGGCATGCTCCTCGAAGGGCTCGGCCGCTACGCCGAGTCCAGCGAGGCCCTGCTCCAAAGCCTCGAATTCTCCCGCGAGCTGGGCGACCCGCACATGGAGGCCATCACCTACAGCCACCTCGGCAACCTGTACGAGCACACCGACCCCCGGGCCGCCATCGACCACCACAAGCGCAGCCTGGCGATCGGCGACGCGATGGGGGACGTCATCCTCCGGCACTCCGCACACTGCAACATCGGCTACGCCCACCTCACCCTCGGCGAACCGGCCGCCGCCGTACCGCACTTCGAGGAGAGCCTGCGCATCCTC